One genomic region from Hemiscyllium ocellatum isolate sHemOce1 chromosome 13, sHemOce1.pat.X.cur, whole genome shotgun sequence encodes:
- the plaat1 gene encoding phospholipase A and acyltransferase 1 isoform X1 → MRMASNDHFSVEYSGDPQPGDLIEIFRPAYQHWALYLGDGYVINVAPLEEGPAASFTSAKSVFSRKAMAKMQLLKDVVGQDTFKINNKYDDKHTPLPVDEIVKRAEFLIGQEVSYDLLGNNCEHFVTLLRYGEGVSDQANRARSAISFVTAAAGAFSLVGRIQSRSRHRNY, encoded by the exons atgcgg ATGGCTTCTAATGACCACTTTAGTGTGGAATACTCTGGGGATCCCCAACCTGGGGACTTAATTGAAATATTTAGACCTGCGTATCAGCATTGGGCTCTTTATCTGGGAGATGGCTATGTTATAAATGTAGCACCTTTAG AGGAGGGACCAGCTGCGTCATTCACTAGTGCAAAGTCAGTTTTCAGCAGGAAAGCAATGGCAAAAATGCAACTACTTAAAGATGTTGTTGGGCAAGACACTTTCAAAATAAACAACAAATATGATGACAAACACACACCTTTACCAGTTGATGAAATTGTTAAACGAGCAGAATTTCTGATTGGTCAGGAAGTGTCGTATGATTTGCTTGGAAATAACTGTGAACATTTTGTCACATTACTTCGTTACGGTGAGGGTGTATCTGATCAG GCAAACAGAGCTAGAAGTGCCATTTCCTTTGTAACAGCTGCCGCTGGTGCCTTCTCACTGGTTGGACGAATTCAAAGTAGATCAAGGCACAGAAATTATTGA
- the plaat1 gene encoding phospholipase A and acyltransferase 1 isoform X2 gives MASNDHFSVEYSGDPQPGDLIEIFRPAYQHWALYLGDGYVINVAPLEEGPAASFTSAKSVFSRKAMAKMQLLKDVVGQDTFKINNKYDDKHTPLPVDEIVKRAEFLIGQEVSYDLLGNNCEHFVTLLRYGEGVSDQANRARSAISFVTAAAGAFSLVGRIQSRSRHRNY, from the exons ATGGCTTCTAATGACCACTTTAGTGTGGAATACTCTGGGGATCCCCAACCTGGGGACTTAATTGAAATATTTAGACCTGCGTATCAGCATTGGGCTCTTTATCTGGGAGATGGCTATGTTATAAATGTAGCACCTTTAG AGGAGGGACCAGCTGCGTCATTCACTAGTGCAAAGTCAGTTTTCAGCAGGAAAGCAATGGCAAAAATGCAACTACTTAAAGATGTTGTTGGGCAAGACACTTTCAAAATAAACAACAAATATGATGACAAACACACACCTTTACCAGTTGATGAAATTGTTAAACGAGCAGAATTTCTGATTGGTCAGGAAGTGTCGTATGATTTGCTTGGAAATAACTGTGAACATTTTGTCACATTACTTCGTTACGGTGAGGGTGTATCTGATCAG GCAAACAGAGCTAGAAGTGCCATTTCCTTTGTAACAGCTGCCGCTGGTGCCTTCTCACTGGTTGGACGAATTCAAAGTAGATCAAGGCACAGAAATTATTGA